One Dictyostelium discoideum AX4 chromosome 3 chromosome, whole genome shotgun sequence genomic region harbors:
- the tipA gene encoding protein phosphatase 2C-related protein, with the protein MDSLLKEDEARIIENKIRDLNLGILSTKPKGIEYLQSDEIIDWISRILNISRAKAIEYGQLMWDRGVLEIIGLPFGDNSQLFFIKPTTAQTAAALAASNDEQSWNRLKSEASNKDMSQANPIYKLHKSIEKATKVYQSLLREKKQSTPPNTHLGLKLLDVCLNLIMSNSKPNPQYYQVLNMLQDFQSLPCDESDNAYLNPIASSDIDLSGGGGGGGGGGGGGLSTAKLQQEQNEIDELILQSEKLEKSLNEQIALVHNQTLQLKKMIEKKQHQLNSVKSGNTNSSNNNNSNNNNNNNISNVISYEKPTTIYPNGFEDHNSISLDRVKSQSNMGSLRGIDLAPVVIGSVQNQFPKFLIVDPKNDTFTSTINGPSADALESTFHSCFNNNFYARTISTYPHLPNHPKREGDPICDHFCVQIQASRIIAAVADGCNWGSRPAEAATRASISFVDFMSKALSSEIQTVQDAGNHILSAFNYAHNRIVEGKSDIWEAGTTTLLGGVLVELQQSEASKPEPSSQLGRSGVNKPVIGANFANLTGSGIVSNGLSASVNNAGSIVKDINAPPSKWGFICASVGDCKAFHYSASSKKFTDITKNNRGNVDDPKDPGGRLGPYVANGQPDLRNLCLHFLPCNENDIIVLISDGVHDNLDPQTVGWTPRDLQLNYENWSDMEPDKALEAKTKYTQEFLKKKLRTHDQEQDPITAKFITEKLVEHCVETTKSSREFMVNFPNKPLPDNLKEYKGKMDHVTCVAFKVGKHAL; encoded by the exons atggattcACTGTTAAAAGAAGACGAG gcaagaataattgaaaataaaattagagatttaaatttaggtATATTATCAACTAAACCAAAAGGTATTGAATATTTACAAAGTGATGAAATTATAGATTGGATATCAcgtatattaaatattagtaGAGCCAAAGCAATAGAATATGGCCAATTAATGTGGGATAGAGGTGTATTGGAGATCATTGGTTTACCATTTGGAGATAATTCacaattgtttttcattaaacCAACTACAGCACAAACCGCAGCAGCATTAGCAGCATCCAATGACGAACAATCATGGAATCGATTGAAATCCGAAGCATCCAATAAGGATATGTCACAAGCAAatccaatttataaattacataaatcaattgaaaaagcaACCAAAGTATATCAAAGTTTATTACGTGAAAAGAAACAATCAACACCACCAAACACTCATTTGGGTTTAAAGTTATTAGATGTTTGTTTGAATCTAATTATGTCAAATTCAAAACCAAATCCACAATACTATCAAGTTTTAAATATGTTACAAGATTTTCAGTCATTACCATGTGATGAATCTGATAATGCCTACTTAAATCCTATAGCAAGCAGTGATATAGATCttagtggtggtggaggtggcggtggtggaggtggtggcGGTGGTTTAAGTACAGCAAAATTACAGCAAgaacaaaatgaaattgatgaattaattttacaatccgaaaaattagaaaaatcattaaatgaaCAAATAGCATTAGTACATAATCAAactttacaattaaaaaaaatgattgaaaagaaacaacatcaattaaattctgTTAAAAGTGGTAATACAAAttcaagtaataataataattcaaataataataataataataatatttcaaatgtaATAAGTTATgaaaaaccaacaacaatttaTCCAAATGGATTTGAAGAtcataattcaatttcattggATCGTGTAAAAAGTCAATCAAATATGGGATCATTACGTGGTATTGATTTAGCACCAGTTGTAATTGGTAGTGTACAAAATCAATTccctaaatttttaatagtgGATCCAAAGAATGATACTTTCACCAGTACAATCAATGGTCCATCAGCCGATGCATTAGAGTCAACATTTCAtagttgttttaataataatttctatGCTCGTACAATTTCAACCTATCCTCACTTACCAAATCATCCAAAACGTGAGGGTGACCCAATTTGCGATCATTTCTGTGTACAAATTCAAGCAAGTCGTATCATTGCAGCCGTTGCTGATGGTTGTAATTGGGGTTCCCGTCCAGCCGAAGCTGCAACCAGAGCATCCATTAGTTTTGTTGATTTCATGAGCAAAGCATTGTCTTCAGAGATTCAAACCGTTCAAGACGCTGGTAATCACATTTTATCGGCCTTCAATTATGCACATAATCGTATTGTCGAAGGTAAATCCGATATTTGGGAAGCTGGTACCACAACATTATTGGGTGGTGTATTGGTTGAACTTCAACAAAGCGAAGCATCAAAACCAGAACCATCATCACAATTGGGTCGTTCAGGTGTAAATAAACCAGTTATAGGAGCAAACTTTGCCAATCTCACCGGTAGTGGTATCGTTTCCAATGGCCTATCGGCTTCAGTAAACAATGCTGGTTCCATTGTAAAGGATATCAATGCTCCACCATCGAAATGGGGTTTCATTTGTGCTTCAGTTGGTGATTGTAAAGCTTTCCACTATTCTGCCAGCTCAAAGAAATTCACAGATATCACAAAGAACAATCGTGGTAATGTTGATGATCCAAAAGATCCAGGTGGTCGTCTTGGTCCATACGTTGCCAATGGCCAACCTGATCTCAGAAATCTTTGTCTCCACTTTTTACCttgtaatgaaaatgatatcaTCGTATTGATCTCTGATGGTGTCCATGATAATTTAGATCCTCAAACCGTTGGTTGGACACCAAGAGATCTTCAATTGAACTATGAAAATTGGTCCGATATGGAACCTGATAAGGCTTTGGAAGCTAAAACCAAATATACTCAAGAATTCCTCAAGAAAAAACTTAGAACTCATGATCAAGAACAAGATCCTATCACCGCCAAATTTATCACTGAAAAATTGGTTGAACATTGTGTTGAAACCACTAAATCTTCAAGAGAATTCATGGTTAATTTCCCTAATAAACCTTTACCTGATAATCTCAAAGAATATAAAGGTAAAATGGATCATGTAACATGTGTAGCTTTTAAAGTTGGAAAACATgctctttaa
- the nedd8l1 gene encoding neddylin-like protein has translation MLVKVSIHGQEYDLEVQPTDKIQEIKSKINELNGTPVEQIHPYIAGHAMKDGTTISDYPQIVEGSKIQVRVILKSQSDNSEKSEKSGKSEKDCILM, from the exons ATGTTAGTTAAAGTATCAATTCACGGACAAGAGTATGATTTAGAAGTTCAACCAACTGATAAAATTCaagaaatcaaatcaaaaattaatgaactaaat GGAACACCTGTTGAACAAATCCATCCATATATTGCAGGACATGCAATGAAAGATGGTACTACAATTTCAGATTATCCTCAAATTGTAGAAGGATCAAAAATTCAAGTTAGAGTCATACTCAAATCACAATCTGACAATTCTGAAAAATCAGAAAAATCAGGAAAATCTGAAAAGGATTGTATTTTAatgtaa
- the mrpl34 gene encoding ribosomal protein L34, mitochondrial, which yields MFSSCRYLLNRLPNSFSSGMINKNFNPLLYTNKSNAIFENRSPINILNVNNNKQYFNFEKPIEISENIDIKYYDNNTMDDISVGPSPFEIDPLVFSLKPSIINENIINEINIVEESELNENTYELLKRTYQPSVLVRKRRHGFLKRMSTVGGRRIIKERIARGRRLNSA from the exons atgttttcaTCTTGtagatatttattaaatagacTTCCAAATAGTTTTTCAAGTGGAATGATAAATAAGAATTTCAATCCATTATTATATACCAATAAATCAAATGCAATCTTTGAAAATAGATcaccaattaatattttaaatgtcaataataataaacaatactttaattttgaaaaaccaATCGAAATCagtgaaaatattgatattaaatattatgatAACAACACTATGGATGATATTTCAGTTGGTCCATcaccatttgaaattgatccATTAGTATTTTCACTTAAACCAAGTatcattaatgaaaatattataaatgaaaTCAACATTGTAGAAGAATCTGAACTTAATG aaaaCACTTATGAACTTTTAAAGAGAACATATCAACCATCAGTTCTTGTTAGAAAGAGAAGACATGGTTTTTTAAAGAGAATGTCAACTGTAGGTGGACgtagaattattaaagaaagaaTTGCAAGAGGTCGTAGACTTAATAGTGcttaa
- the ddx27 gene encoding DEAD/DEAH box helicase yields the protein MLVDNQTSTTTNLVGTKRKSPENDFIMTIDIAGDDDFVDDDENDDDEDLKEDFFFEESDKPQLPWDFAPTIEKMKQQTHKKTDGQTSLEDKINQRKTVKKLKADDDKSVTTKTTNNNKSKKSNNNDNDDDDEEVNEEEEEEEEEEDNENEKEINKKQQQQQQQSNKQTTDKIKVLQSNRKLKKIVEEELPTFEELHLSRPLLKAVQKLGFSQPTPIQAKAIPLALNGKDILASASTGSGKTAAFLLPVLERLLFRDSEYRAIRVLILLPTRELALQCQSVMENLAQFSNITSCLIVGGLSNKAQEVELRKSPDVVIATPGRLIDHLLNAHGIGLDDLEILILDEADRLLDMGFKDEINKIVESCPTNRQTMLFSATLNDEVKTLAKLSLQQPIRVQVDALMQVTSTLEQEFVKIKPQHLSDRPAILLSLCTRVFNQGGTIIFCRSKKEVHRLRIIFGLSDLKAAELHGNLSQEQRFDSLQQFRDGQVNYLLASDVASRGLDIIGVKTVINYNMPNNMANYIHRVGRTARAGMDGKSCSFITDNDRKLLKDIVTKARNKAKSRSVSQDNVNFWRNRIEELTEDIKSIVREEMKEADLRKAEKTLDKAEKIISNADANVETPKVWYKTKQEEDKSKELWKIENNIVNPGKKLKAPIDVTGVNNVPSIKKLKQKKDPYYGLSRKQRRHRQFKEEFEREQQEERKRKGGDDGDDNEEIDSGKMFERSQRAQKSSGKETKRIESLRRNYMAGGALTDQEKQRVDNKKSKKNKRMIVNKKEKKQRLSKK from the exons atgttagTTGATAATCAAACATCTACCACTACAAATTTAGTaggaacaaaaagaaaatcaccagaaaatgattttattatgaCAATTGATATTGCAGGAGATGATGATTTtgtagatgatgatgaaaatgatgatgatgaagatttaaAAGAAGATTTTTTC ttTGAAGAATCAGATAAACCACAGTTACCATGGGATTTTGCACCAACTATTGAAAAGATGAAACAACAAACTCATAAAAAAACAGATGGTCAAACTTCATTAgaagataaaattaatcaaagaaaaacagttaaaaaattaaaagcagatgatgataaatcaGTAACTAccaaaacaacaaataataataaatcaaaaaaaagtaataataatgataatgatgatgatgatgaagaagtaaatgaagaagaagaggaggaagaagaagaagaagataatgaaaatgaaaaagaaattaataaaaaacaacaacaacaacaacaacaatcaaataaacaaacaacagataaaattaaagttttacaatcaaatagaaaattgaaaaaaattgttGAAGAAGAATTACCAACATTTGAAGAATTACATTTATCTAGACCATTATTAAAGGCAGTACAAAAACTTGGATTTAGTCAACCAACACCAATTCAAGCCAAAGCAATTCCATTGGCATTGAATGGTAAGGATATTTTAGCAAGTGCAAGTACTGGTTCAGGTAAGACAGCAGCATTCCTTTTACCAGTTTTAGAGAGATTACTTTTTAGAGATAGTGAATATCGTGCAATTAGagtattgattttattaccAACTCGTGAGTTGGCATTACAATGTCAATCGGTTATGGAGAATTTAGCACAATTTTCAAACATCACATCATGTCTTATCGTTGGTGGTCTTTCAAATAAAGCACAAGAAGTTGAACTTAGAAAATCACCAGATGTTGTCATTGCAACACCAGGTCGTTTAATCGATCATCTTTTGAATGCCCATGGCATTGGTTTGGATGATTTGGAGATTTTAATTCTCGATGAAGCCGATCGTCTTTTAGATATGGGTTTCAAAGatgaaatcaataaaattgttgaaaGTTGTCCAACCAATCGTCAAACTATGCTCTTTTCAGCAACACTAAATGATGAAGTTAAAACACTCGCCAAGCTATCACTTCAACAACCAATTCGTGTTCAAGTTGATGCATTGATGCAAGTAACATCAACATTGGAACAAGAGtttgttaaaattaaaccaCAACATCTTAGTGATCGTCCAGCAATTCTTCTCTCTCTTTGTACTCGTGTCTTTAATCAAGGTGGAACCATTATCTTTTGTCGTAGTAAAAAAGAAGTACATAGATTACGTATCATCTTTGGTTTATCTGATTTGAAAGCCGCTGAATTACATGGTAATCTTTCACAAGAACAACGTTTCGATTCACTTCAACAATTTAGAGATGGTCAagtcaattatttattagcTTCAGATGTCGCCTCTAGAGGTCTCGATATCATTGGTGTTAAAACCGTTATCAATTACAATATGCCAAATAATATGGCAAATTACATTCACAGAGTTGGTCGTACTGCTCGTGCTGGTATGGATGGTAAATCTTGCTCTTTTATCACTGATAATGATCGTAAACTCTTAAAAGATATTGTTACAAAAGCAAGAAATAAAGCAAAATCAAGATCTGTTTCACAAGAT AATGTAAATTTCTGGAGAAATAGAATTGAAGAATTAACAGaagatattaaatcaattgttaGAGAAGAAATGAAAGAAGCAGATTTAAGAAAAGCAGAGAAAACATTAGATAAAGCAGAGaaaatcatttcaaatgCTGATGCAAATGTTGAAACACCAAAAGTTTGgtataaaacaaaacaagaagaagataaATCAAAAGAGTTATGGAAGATTGAAAATAACATTGTTAATCCaggtaaaaaattaaaggcACCAATCGATGTTACCGGTGTAAATAATGtaccatcaattaaaaaattaaaacaaaagaaagatCCATACTATGGTTTATCTAGAAAACAAAGAAGACATAGACAATTTAAAGAAGAGTTTGAACGTGAACAACAAGAggagagaaagagaaaaggTGGTGacgatggtgatgataatgaagaaattgattCTGGTAAAATGTTTGAAAGATCTCAAAGAGCTCAAAAATCATCTGGTaaagaaacaaaaagaaTTGAATCACTTCGTAGAAATTATATGGCTGGTGGTGCTTTAACTGATCAAGAAAAACAAAGAGTTgacaataaaaaatcaaagaaaaataaGAGAatgattgtaaataaaaaagaaaagaaacaaagactatcaaagaaataa
- the fhkC gene encoding FHA domain-containing protein yields MNSNKEETTADGSVSTTEEQQQQQQPQQQEQINTTTASTTSNGENTASDNNNNSNNNNNNNTNNTNTNNNCDISMTEDNSKEEDTGIKVIGEGELWGKLISLNPTYPTIEIRQDSIILGRSKGVCNYTFTSPTVSGKHCKIYRDPTVKSRNVAFVDDTSTNGTFINNEVIGKGSKILIENGCEISVIPKKGSEKISFIYQDCFEEQKEMEQGGPQQKYDLREVLGTGNFASVRLGVEKETGNKYAIKIIDKKKMSMTSKRKDSLMDEVNVLTKVKHQNIISIKEVFETQKNLYLVLELVTGGELFDKIVSERKFQEDTCRYILKQLCDSVRYLHSNGIAHRDLKPENILLATPNSFLLKISDFGLSRAMDEGTYMKTMCGTPQYVAPEILTKGEREGYGKSVDLWSIGVITYILLCGFPPFGDPQTKDFFEKIKNGGFSFPSPYWDEISDEAKSLIKNLIKVDVEKRFTIDQALNHPWFTNHEEKTKEFYEKDKLEFPPPSTNDDHQPTPNTTSSNSQLVPESKCDQIQDNTTDNNNNNNNNNNNNNNNNNNNTTNNSNNIDNNNGNDESKSSKKRQLSEDSNINDEHEQKKVKN; encoded by the exons atgaatagTAATAAAGAGGAAACAACAGCTGATGGGTCTGTGTCAACAAcagaagaacaacaacaacaacaacaaccacaacaacaagaacaaataAATACTACAACAGCCAGTACTACGAGTAATGGAGAAAATACTGCTAgtgataataacaataatagtaataataataataataataataccaacaacaccaacaccaataataattgtgACATATCAATGACAGAAGATAATAGTAAAGAAGAGGATACAGGAATTAAAGTAATTGGTGAAGGTGAATTATGgggtaaattaatttcattgaatCCAACTTATCCAACGATTGAGATAAGACAAGATTCGATCATTTTGGGTAGATCTAAAGGAGTTTGTAATTATACATTCACAAGTCCAACCGTTAGTGGTAAACATTGTAAAATATATAGAGATCCAACTGTAAAGAGTAGAAATGTTGCTTTTGTCGATGATACCTCAACTAATGGAACATTCATAAACAATGAAGTCATTGGTAAAGGCTCTAAAATTCTCATTGAAAATGGTTGTGAAATCTCTGTAATCCCAAAGAAAGGTTCAGAAAAGATCTCTTTCATCTATCAAGATTGTTTTgaagaacaaaaagaaatggAACAAGGTGGTCCACAACAAAAATATGATCTAAGAGAAGTTTTAGGAAC tggtaaTTTTGCATCAGTTAGATTAGGTGTTGAAAAAGAAACTGGTAATAAATATGCAATTAAGATTAtagataaaaagaaaatgtcaATGACAAGTAAAAGAAAGGATTCTCTCATGGATGAAGTTAATGTTTTAACAAAAGTTAAACATCAAAATATTATCTCAATTAAAGAAGTTTTTGAAACCCAaaagaatttatatttaGTTTTAGAATT agtTACAGGtggtgaattatttgataaaattgtatCAGAAAGAAAATTTCAAGAAGATACATGTagatatattttaaaacaattatgtGATTCAGTTAGATATTTACATAGTAATGGTATTGCACATAGAGATCTTAAACCAGAGAATATATTATTGGCAAcaccaaattcatttttattgaaaatctCTGATTTTGGTTTAAGTAGAGCAATGGATGAAGGTACCTATATGAAGACAATGTGTGGTACACCTCAATATGTTGCACCAGAGATCTTAACAAAAGGTGAAAGAGAAGGTTATGGCAAATCAGTTGATCTTTGGAGTATTGGTGTTATCACCTATATTCTATTATGTGGTTTCCCACCATTTGGTGATCCACAAACCAAGGATTTCtttgaaaagattaaaaatggTGGTTTCTCTTTTCCTTCACCTTATTGGGATGAAATCTCTGATGAAGCAAAGAgtttaataaagaatttaataaaggtTGACGTTGAAAAACGTTTTACCATCGATCAAGCTTTAAATCATCCTTGGTTCACTAATCATGAAGAGAAAACTAAAGAATTTTATGAAAAGGATAAATTAGAATTCCCACCACCATCTACAAATGATGATCATCAACCAACTCCAAATACTACTTCTTCAAATAGTCAATTAGTACCAGAAAGTAAATGTGATCAAATTCAAGATAATACcactgataataataataataataataataataataataataataataataataataataataataccactaacaatagtaataatattgataataacaaCGGTAATGATGAATCAAAGTCATCAAAAAAGAGACAGCTAAGTGaagattcaaatattaatgacGAACATGAACAAAAGAAAGtcaaaaactaa